In the genome of Methylophaga nitratireducenticrescens, one region contains:
- the pxpB gene encoding 5-oxoprolinase subunit PxpB — MKLEFHIEHAGPDAVLIRFGDQLNTDLVPIIRAATKRLQKEFQEEIRGLVPSYTTLMLCYDPRKNDFPSIQHKIQQHLANLNISPTEMGKLVEIPVWYHPEVGPDLQHVAEYHQISIDDVIHRHSETIYQIFAIGFAPGFAYMGNVSDQLATPRLKTPRPHVAAGSVAIADQQTAVYPISTPGGWNILGRTTMKMFDRNSPKLCPVRPGDRVKFVSVSKAEFLLAGGQIE; from the coding sequence ATGAAGCTCGAGTTTCATATTGAACATGCTGGACCGGATGCCGTGTTAATCCGGTTTGGTGATCAGTTAAACACGGATCTGGTCCCCATCATTCGTGCCGCCACCAAACGGCTACAAAAAGAATTTCAGGAAGAAATTCGCGGCTTGGTGCCAAGCTATACCACCCTGATGCTTTGTTATGATCCAAGAAAGAATGACTTCCCCAGCATTCAGCATAAAATTCAGCAGCATCTTGCCAACTTGAATATCAGCCCTACCGAAATGGGTAAATTGGTTGAAATTCCGGTGTGGTATCACCCTGAGGTGGGGCCTGATTTACAACATGTTGCCGAGTATCATCAAATCAGCATTGATGACGTTATTCATCGGCATAGCGAAACCATTTATCAAATCTTTGCCATTGGCTTTGCACCTGGCTTTGCTTATATGGGCAATGTATCGGACCAACTCGCCACACCAAGACTGAAAACACCACGACCTCATGTTGCGGCCGGTTCAGTTGCCATTGCCGATCAACAAACTGCGGTGTATCCGATCAGTACACCCGGTGGCTGGAATATTCTAGGTCGTACGACGATGAAAATGTTTGACCGTAACAGCCCTAAATTATGTCCAGTGCGTCCTGGTGACAGAGTGAAATTTGTATCGGTCAGCAAAGCTGAATTTCTCTTGGCAGGAGGCCAGATCGAATGA
- a CDS encoding alpha/beta fold hydrolase — protein sequence MEKMFMFHLLYIVIMMFTLPVLATENKYGPRLEGFEYPFAVDYFQFNSQGQSLEMAYLDIQPETPNGQAMVLLHGKNFCAATWEGTIQFLTKNGYRVIAPDQIGFCKSSKPDHYQFSFHQLSTNTSKLLDHLAVERYSVMGHSMGGMLATRHALLNPEKVQQLVMVNPIGLEDWLAKGVPYRELDDWYQNALKTNAESIRHYQKNTYYAGTWQPEYDRWVEMQAGMFRGPGKEIVAWNSALTYDMILTQPVVYEFKNLQMPTLLLIGEQDNTAVGKNLTPKDKQSELGNYPKISQQVADQIPDATLITFKELGHSPQIQASDKFHQTLIENLHRY from the coding sequence ATGGAGAAAATGTTTATGTTTCACCTGCTTTATATCGTTATTATGATGTTCACCCTGCCCGTTCTGGCTACGGAAAATAAGTACGGCCCCAGACTGGAAGGTTTTGAGTATCCGTTTGCCGTTGACTATTTCCAGTTTAATTCACAAGGTCAGTCCCTTGAGATGGCCTATCTGGATATTCAGCCTGAAACACCCAATGGTCAGGCAATGGTGCTGCTGCATGGTAAAAACTTCTGCGCCGCTACCTGGGAAGGTACTATTCAGTTTCTGACAAAAAATGGTTACCGCGTTATTGCACCGGATCAGATTGGTTTTTGTAAATCCAGCAAACCTGATCATTATCAATTCAGCTTTCATCAATTATCCACCAACACCAGCAAGTTACTTGATCATTTAGCGGTTGAGCGTTATTCGGTTATGGGGCATTCAATGGGCGGTATGCTGGCCACTCGTCATGCTTTGTTAAACCCTGAAAAGGTTCAGCAGTTAGTGATGGTAAACCCCATAGGTCTGGAGGATTGGCTGGCCAAAGGGGTGCCCTACCGTGAACTTGATGATTGGTATCAAAATGCCCTGAAAACCAACGCAGAGAGCATTCGTCATTATCAAAAAAATACCTATTATGCTGGAACCTGGCAGCCGGAATATGATCGGTGGGTGGAAATGCAGGCCGGCATGTTTCGGGGCCCGGGAAAAGAAATTGTCGCCTGGAACTCAGCGCTGACCTACGACATGATTCTGACTCAGCCAGTAGTGTATGAATTTAAAAATCTGCAAATGCCAACTTTATTGTTGATAGGTGAACAGGATAATACGGCGGTTGGTAAAAACCTGACACCAAAAGATAAACAATCTGAGCTGGGTAACTATCCAAAAATCAGCCAGCAAGTGGCTGATCAAATACCTGATGCCACTTTAATCACCTTTAAAGAGTTAGGTCATTCGCCACAAATTCAGGCTTCGGATAAATTTCATCAGACGTTGATTGAAAATTTACACCGTTATTGA
- a CDS encoding cytochrome b, translating to MQRQGFNRAVVVLHWLLAVSIFFLFISSWWMMGLPLPSQELQFRAFPFQLHKNIGLTLVVLLIVMLYMRLKYPPAPPSAQDMTPWMHKSAILAHIAIYGLIFFVCISGYLSSAHTKWDTVVWWSFTLPRIAKANEDMNEFWGELHTYSAWILLALVTVHVSGAIYHSYRNDGIIRRMMRW from the coding sequence ATGCAAAGACAAGGTTTTAACAGAGCGGTCGTGGTCCTTCACTGGTTGCTGGCCGTATCAATCTTTTTTCTCTTTATTTCCAGTTGGTGGATGATGGGTTTACCGTTACCATCGCAGGAACTTCAATTTCGGGCTTTTCCATTTCAATTGCACAAAAACATCGGGTTGACGCTGGTAGTACTGTTGATCGTGATGCTTTATATGCGATTAAAATACCCTCCGGCACCGCCGTCGGCACAGGATATGACGCCGTGGATGCATAAGTCAGCGATCCTGGCCCACATCGCCATTTACGGACTTATCTTTTTTGTCTGTATCAGTGGTTATCTCTCTTCGGCACATACCAAGTGGGATACCGTAGTGTGGTGGTCATTTACCTTGCCACGTATTGCTAAAGCCAATGAGGATATGAATGAATTCTGGGGTGAGCTACACACCTACTCAGCATGGATTCTGCTGGCATTAGTCACAGTGCATGTCAGTGGCGCGATTTATCATTCTTATCGAAATGACGGTATTATCAGACGCATGATGCGTTGGTAA
- a CDS encoding 5-oxoprolinase subunit PxpA, with translation MNHSQLPIKKLLLNCDMGESLGQWSMGMDEQVMPLVDMANIACGFHASDPVTMTRTVLLAKHSKTQIGAHPSYPDLIGFGRRSMQCSPLEIISMVQYQIGALDGICRAHDARVEYVKPHGALYNDMMRDADILRAVLEAITSYDSNLPLMVLASTDNRKTESIAAEFGIKLLFEAYADRAYENNGQLRPRTQEGAVYHSEQQILEQALLLATEGIVISRNGQRLKLDADTLCVHGDNAEAVKAVRHIRNSFNKLYRS, from the coding sequence ATGAACCATAGCCAACTCCCAATCAAAAAACTGTTATTGAACTGTGATATGGGCGAAAGTCTTGGCCAGTGGTCAATGGGAATGGATGAACAGGTTATGCCATTGGTGGATATGGCCAATATTGCCTGTGGCTTTCATGCCTCTGACCCCGTCACCATGACCCGAACCGTCTTATTGGCGAAACACTCAAAAACACAAATTGGTGCTCATCCAAGTTATCCAGATCTGATTGGCTTTGGTCGTCGCAGCATGCAATGCTCACCCTTGGAAATTATTTCCATGGTGCAATATCAGATTGGCGCTTTGGACGGCATCTGCCGCGCCCATGATGCTCGTGTTGAATATGTTAAGCCGCATGGCGCGCTGTATAACGATATGATGCGTGATGCCGATATTCTGCGCGCAGTGCTTGAGGCTATTACCTCCTACGATAGTAACTTGCCCTTAATGGTACTGGCCTCCACTGATAATCGTAAAACCGAATCGATTGCTGCCGAGTTTGGTATCAAATTACTCTTCGAAGCCTATGCTGATCGTGCCTATGAGAATAACGGCCAACTGCGACCCCGCACTCAGGAAGGCGCTGTTTATCATTCAGAACAACAAATCCTTGAACAGGCTTTATTGCTGGCCACCGAAGGTATTGTCATCAGCCGAAATGGTCAGCGATTAAAGCTCGATGCTGACACTTTATGTGTACATGGGGATAACGCTGAAGCTGTGAAGGCTGTTCGACATATCCGCAATTCCTTCAACAAACTTTATCGCAGCTGA